A stretch of Plasmodium chabaudi chabaudi strain AS genome assembly, chromosome: 14 DNA encodes these proteins:
- a CDS encoding heptatricopeptide repeat and RAP domain-containing protein, putative → MLQRKINLCLWYRYRIRYCQNEESKVIVNIMRRKVQEFCSNNTRYRKITVIPFDNKELSLNIEYKNIPFDIDELNKKSKNEILNIYKIVRNKAELNKLPSDFLDNLFECTKKYIRCLLPYEIVKIYKTLNILKKNDKDLNLLLHQHIKRIYKNFDVISISKLFQIYTFSESKPIYIIKKLSETFLNNLTNCNKPWCFREVISIYSYFKINSPEHIDHIFKKCVPIIAKNIMMYTPKDTTIIFYSFVKMNKHDKILCHAITKNVILKIHLYEFNHLSIILNSFAKIGEKNNKLCKVICDQIKNKMKVVKANTDLGAHSLASSSSKLEPSHIEHNDPNKDYLANFRTNKLTETEMNDITKHDEAIIELNENETECKLTKACENKNDLLENKILKPKDVSVILNALIKLEYYNNETFNCLIPFIINNICKFSPQSLSNLAHAYSQIHIDNTLLFDKLANESIMKIHKFKNKELSNLANSFVRLNIKNKTLFTYIIDEFLYRSTIGSKFQCYKFDILSLQQFAYSFSKVGLKDEKVYNILYNTLMKKIREIKKMQKKKKINEHNVLLQNDKSQTTSCSDIMINKNTNSLLFKTNEMVEKNNFDFFFISTFVNSYSRAKINHKNFTHFISYIIRKKKQNNNEILSNQSLSSLIYGLTKLKIQDKKIYQLLLKECNEKIDSLQPFQIALILYSFSKLKIYSYKFVKKSIQILSMNIHNLSLTDLSLVCYSLSNFLYRDIIFLYKVQKIIFINNYEFNKTNVCQLFNSFTKLCFYYKPFYDSIFQKIFAFMHEFDEKELTNLVFSFIYYFHMVILQNYANIEKGPTPSVIDLNVSEHKNEIKHVANNQIDQQNEKIKIKPNTSSKIHTSDEKNDEDNVVNNDSKHNRTYHLLRENTSNLILKNKEEFFKNELNIFFNLIFILNEKYRQKLSLISIYQLQIVDLYLRAFFPNYFSFPNYLKSFFFKCRNVKLKIDDYVLLSSKMHRNISRYLNAVGVKHKSEVIFGPYQLDIVVDFLQNDIKNKFNLNFNDEMNELSHSNDNVIYKRKGLENEVVVKKEYKEKYNVIEKLLTKNIVIEVDGISHFYKESYSRTLNSIIKNYILKKFGWNIIHIPYQEWNQCYNFKTKLLYAIHIFKKILHINRDTVSPKDFVYFMSNENGFNQQGSNNNASEHMPHTEEANDNLMDQDMTIKNTDKNEKAEHEDEKNIPDFYTIDEETIFLNQLKSRNKFQKNIMKKLRKDGKMKYDFNIVRKDNKTEECIELSDQSSKTDIET, encoded by the coding sequence atgcTTCAAAGAAAGATAAATTTATGCCTTTGGTATAGATATAGAATAAGGTATTGtcaaaatgaagaaagtaaagtaatagtaaatattatgaGGAGAAAGGTCCAAGAGTTTTGCTCGAATAATACAAGATACAGAAAAATTACAGTCATACcatttgataataaagaactgtcattaaatatagaatataaaaatataccttTTGATATAGATgagttaaataaaaaaagtaaaaatgaaatattaaatatttataaaattgtgaGAAATAAAGccgaattaaataaattaccAAGTGATTTTTTAGATAACTTATTTGAatgtacaaaaaaatatattcgtTGTTTATTACCTTAtgaaattgtaaaaatatataaaacattaaatatattaaaaaaaaatgataaggatttaaatttattattacatcaacatataaaaagaatatataaaaattttgatgtTATAAGTATCAgtaaattatttcaaatatataccTTTTCAGAATCAAAgccaatatatataataaaaaaattatcagaaacatttttaaataatctaACAAATTGTAATAAACCTTGGTGTTTTCGAGAAgttatatctatatattcctattttaaaataaattcacCAGAACATATagatcatatatttaaaaaatgtgtgcCTATAAtcgcaaaaaatataatgatgtATACACCAAAAGACActactattattttctacagttttgtaaaaatgaataaacatgataaaattttatgtcatgctataacaaaaaatgtaattttaaaaatccatttatatgaatttaaTCACCTTTCGATTATATTAAACTCGTTTGCTAAGATTggcgaaaaaaataataaactatGTAAGGTCATATGCGACcaaatcaaaaataaaatgaaagtTGTAAAAGCCAATACAGATTTAGGAGCACACTCCTTGGCTTCGTCTTCTTCAAAGTTGGAGCCAAGTCATATCGAGCACAACGACCCGAATAAAGATTATCTCGCCAATTTTCGAACAAACAAATTGACGGAAACAGAAATGAATGATATCACAAAACATGATGAAGCAATAATcgaattaaatgaaaacgAAACGGAATGTAAGCTAACAAAAGCatgtgaaaataaaaatgatttattagaaaataaaattttaaaaccaAAAGATGTTTCTGTTATATTAAATGCTTTGATAAAGCttgaatattataataatgaaacatttaattgtttaattccatttataataaataatatttgtaaattttcACCTCAATCATTAAGTAATTTAGCTCATGCTTATTCACAAATACACATTGATAATACATTGTTATTTGATAAGTTAGCTAATGAATCGATAATGAAAATCcacaaatttaaaaataaagagtTAAGTAACTTAGCTAACTCTTTTGTAcgattaaatataaaaaataaaacattgtttacttatataatagatgaatttttatatagatCTACTATTGGATCTAAATTTCAATGCTACAAATTTGATATTTTGTCATTACAGCAATTTGCATATTCATTTAGTAAAGTTGGATTAAAAGAcgaaaaagtatataacattttatacaacactttaatgaaaaaaattcgtgaaataaaaaaaatgcaaaaaaaaaaaaaaataaacgaacataatgtattattacaaaatgataaaagcCAAACAACCTCCTGTTCAGACattatgataaataaaaatacaaattctttattatttaaaacaaatgaaatggtagaaaaaaataattttgatttttttttcatttcaaCATTTGTCAATTCTTATAGTAGAGCAAAAATAAaccataaaaattttacacACTTCATTAGCTACataattagaaaaaagaaacaaaataataatgagaTATTATCAAATCAATCATTAAGTAGTTTGATTTATGGTTTaactaaattaaaaattcaagataaaaagatatatcAATTATTACTTAAAGAATGTAATGAAAAGATAGATTCATTGCAACCATTTCAAATagcattaatattatattcatttagtaaattaaaaatctattcttataaatttgttaaaaaatcgATACAAATATTAAGTATGAATATACACAATTTGAGTTTAACTGATTTATCTTTAGTATGCTATTCATTATCAAACTTTTTATACAgagatataatatttttatataaagttcaaaaaataatatttataaataattacgaatttaataaaacaaatgtttgtcaactttttaattcatttacaaaattatgtttttattataaaccATTTTATGATtctatatttcaaaaaatatttgcatTTATGCATGAAtttgatgaaaaagaattaaCTAATCTTgtcttttcatttatttattattttcatatggTCATACTACAGAATTATGCCAACATAGAAAAAGGTCCTACCCCCTCTGTCATCGATTTGAATGTCAGTGAGCACAAGAATGAGATAAAACATGTTGCCAACAACCAAATAGAtcaacaaaatgaaaaaataaaaataaagccCAATACGAGTAGTAAAATACACACATCtgacgaaaaaaatgatgaagataATGTTGTTAACAATGATAGCAAACATAATAGAACTTACCATTTATTGAGAGAAAATACGTCTAAtttgattttaaaaaataaggaagaattttttaaaaacgaattaaatattttttttaatttaatttttattttaaatgaaaaatataggcAAAAATTATCACTAATTAGTATATATCAATTACAAATAGTAGACTTATATTTACGTGCATTTTTTCCAAactatttttcatttccaaattatttaaaaagtttttttttcaaatgcAGAAATGTAAAACTTAAAATTGATgattatgttttattatccTCAAAAATGCATCGAAATATTTCTCGATATCTTAATGCAGTTGGTGTTAAACATAAGAGTGAAGTTATTTTTGGACCATATCAATTAGATATTGTTGTAGATTTTTTGCAAAacgatataaaaaataaatttaatttaaattttaacgACGAAATGAATGAACTAAGTCATAGTAATGataatgtaatatataaacgAAAGGGCTTAGAAAATGAAGTAgttgtaaaaaaagaatataaagaaaaatataatgtaatTGAAAAGTTactaacaaaaaatattgtcaTAGAAGTTGATGGCATAtctcatttttataaagaaaGTTATAGTAGAACATTAAattcaataataaaaaattatattttaaaaaaatttggatggaatataatacatataccATACCAAGAATGGAATCaatgttataattttaaaactaAACTGTTATATGccattcatatttttaagaaGATTCTTCATATCAATCGAGATACTGTATCTCCAAAagattttgtatatttcaTGAGTAATGAAAATGGATTTAATCAACAGGGGTCCA
- a CDS encoding haloacid dehalogenase-like hydrolase, putative — protein MGKSVEETLKGADIKLLLIDFDGTLFVDKDIKVPKENIEAIKEAIERGYMVSICTGRSKVGILSAFGEENLKTMNFYGMPGVYINGTIVYDQIGYTLLDETIQTDIYAELINYLVEENLVNQTIFHRGESNYVTEDNKYADFLQKTYSENRSIIIRHNELLKYKTMNKLMIVLDPSESKQVIDNLKKRFSKKLTIFTTYNGHAEVTKLGHDKFTGINYLLSHYNISNDQVLVVGDAENDIAMLSNFKYSFVVANATDSAKAHAKCILPVSHKEGAVAYLLKKVFELKK, from the coding sequence atggGTAAGAGTGTCGAAGAAACTTTAAAGGGTGCTGATATTAAATTACTCTTGATCGACTTTGATGGTACGTTATTTGTAGATAAGGATATAAAAGTAcctaaagaaaatatagaagCAATTAAAGAGGCTATTGAAAGAGGGTATATGGTAAGTATATGTACAGGGAGGTCAAAGGTTGGTATTTTAAGTGCCTTTGGtgaagaaaatttaaaaacaatgaACTTTTATGGTATGCCAGGAGTGTATATTAATGGTACTATAGTATATGATCAAATTGGATATACCTTACTTGATGAAACTATTCAAACTGATATTTATGcagaattaataaattaccTTGTTGAAGAAAACTTAGTTAACCAAACAATTTTTCATCGAGGAGAATCAAACTATGTTACTgaagataataaatatgcagattttttacaaaaaactTATAGTGAAAATAGAAGTATAATTATTAGACATAATGAGttgttaaaatataaaaccaTGAATAAACTTATGATAGTATTAGATCCATCTGAATCAAAACAAGTTATAGATAACTTAAAGAAAAggttttcaaaaaaattaaccaTATTTACAACATATAATGGACATGCAGAAGTAACAAAATTAGGTCATGACAAATTTACAggtattaattatttgttatcacattataatatttccaATGATCAAGTTTTAGTAGTAGGAGATGcagaaaatgatatagCTATGCTAtccaattttaaatattcttttgTTGTAGCAAATGCAACTGATTCAGCAAAAGCTCATGCAAAATGCATTCTTCCCGTATCTCATAAAGAAGGTGCTGTTGCTtatttactaaaaaaagtatttgaacttaaaaaataa